The Euphorbia lathyris chromosome 3, ddEupLath1.1, whole genome shotgun sequence genome contains a region encoding:
- the LOC136224545 gene encoding uncharacterized protein, producing MDEQKGSRGEGKRVVVIGGGIAGSLLAQSLQFDADVTLIDSKEYFEITWATLRGMVEPSFGERSVINHRDYLTNGRIVTSKATNITDKDVLTAEGQVIPYDYLVIATGHTDSVPKTRRERLAEYQAENEKIKSATSILIVGGGPSGVELAGEIAVDFPEKHITLVHNGSRLMEFMGPKGAGKALKWLRSKKVDVKLEQRVDINSTSELDGNSSRIYHTSNGETIKADCHFLCIAKPLSSAWLKDTVLKNNLDSSGCLEVDEHLRVKGQTNIFAIGDITNIPEMKQGYLAQKHAEVVAKNLKLLMAGGKECKMAVYKPGSEIAIVSLGRRDAVAQFPFTTVIGIIPGILKSKDLFVGKTRKQRGLESHVVL from the exons ATGGATGAGCAGAAAGGATCCAGAGGAGAAGGTAAGAGAGTGGTGGTGATTGGAGGAGGTATTGCTGGCTCTCTTCTCGCCCAATCCCTTCAATTCGATGCTGATGTTACTCTTATTGATTC GAAGGAGTATTTTGAGATCACATGGGCAACCTTGAGAGGTATGGTGGAGCCATCATTTGGGGAGAGATCAGTGATAAATCATAGAGATTACTTGACAAACGGCCGTATTGTTACCTCTAAAGCAACTAACATCACAGACAAAGATGTATTAACTGCAGAAGGCCAAGTAATTCCCTATGACTATCTTGTCATCGCTACTGGCCATACAGATTCTGTTCCGAAGACTCGGAGAGAGAGATTAGCTGAATACCAAGCAG AAAATGAAAAGATTAAGTCTGCCACTTCTATTTTGATTGTCGGAGGAGGCCCTTCAGGCGTTGAACTTGCAGGAGAAATTGCTGTTGATTTTCCAGAAAAACACATTACTCTGGTGCATAATGGATCAAGATTAATGGAATTTATGGGACCAAAAGGTGCTGGTAAGGCTCTAAAATGGTTGAGATCAAAGAAAGTTGATGTGAAGTTGGAGCAAAGGGTTGATATAAATTCTACTTCCGAGTTAGATGGTAATAGTAGCAGAATATATCATACTTCCAATGGCGAAACTATCAAAGCAGATTGTCATTTCCTATGCATAGCGAAACCACTGAGTTCAGCATGGCTCAAGGATACTGTCTTGAAGAACAACTTGGATTCTTCTGGATGCTTGGAGGTTGATGAACACTTAAGAGTCAAGGGGCAAACAAATATATTTGCAATTGGAGATATTACTAACATTCCA GAAATGAAACAAGGGTATTTGGCACAGAAGCATGCTGAAGTAGTTGCTAAGAACTTGAAGTTATTGATGGCTGGAGGAAAAGAATGTAAGATGGCTGTTTATAAGCCTGGTTCAGAAATAGCAATTGTTTCGTTGGGAAGAAGAGATGCTGTAGCTCAATTTCCATTTACAACCGTAATTGGCATTATCCCTGGCATATTAAAATCCAAAGACTTATTTGTGGGGAAAACTAGAAAGCAAAGGGGCCTGGAATCTCATGTAGTTCTGTAA